From Flavobacterium lipolyticum, one genomic window encodes:
- the uxaC gene encoding glucuronate isomerase, with protein sequence MSSNTFINDNFLLENKFAEELYHNYSKNQPIIDYHNHLNPQFIAEDKIFENITQVWINGDHYKWRAMRTLGINEQFVTGNAPDKDKFLNWAKTVPYTMRNPLYHWTHLELARYFDIYDLLNEKSAEKIYKEATEKINSPAYSTQNLLKKVNAELVCTTEDPIDSLEFHQKLAKNPIGTKMSTAFRPDKAILISNDGYNAYLDKLGEVSGVAIHTYTDLCSVLRNRIEFFNQNGCKLSDHGLDQIYFEEFTENEINSIFKKKRENRILTPEEVLKFQSAVLLFLSETYHEFGWVQQFHLGALRNNNARMHRILGPDTGWDSIGDYPQAQKLSGFLNALDSKDKLTKTIIYNLNPADNEVMATMIGNFNDGSVRGKVQFGSGWWFLDQKDGMTKQLNALSNMGLISCFVGMLTDSRSFLSFPRHEYFRRILCNLLGDEIKRGELPNDMEWIGKLVSDISYHNAKEYFKF encoded by the coding sequence ATGAGTTCAAATACCTTCATAAACGATAATTTTTTACTTGAAAATAAATTTGCAGAAGAGCTGTATCATAATTATTCCAAAAATCAGCCCATCATCGATTATCACAATCATTTGAATCCTCAGTTTATTGCTGAAGATAAAATTTTTGAAAACATTACACAGGTTTGGATCAATGGAGATCACTACAAATGGCGTGCGATGCGTACCTTAGGGATCAACGAGCAGTTTGTGACTGGAAACGCTCCTGACAAAGATAAGTTCTTAAACTGGGCCAAAACGGTTCCATATACTATGCGTAATCCTTTGTACCATTGGACGCACTTAGAGTTGGCGCGTTATTTTGATATTTATGATTTGCTGAATGAAAAATCGGCAGAGAAAATATACAAGGAAGCAACCGAGAAAATTAATTCTCCGGCTTACAGCACGCAAAATCTGCTTAAAAAAGTAAATGCTGAATTGGTTTGCACGACCGAAGATCCGATTGACAGTCTTGAGTTTCATCAAAAATTGGCAAAGAATCCAATTGGAACTAAAATGAGTACGGCCTTCAGACCTGATAAAGCGATCTTAATTTCCAATGATGGCTATAATGCCTATCTGGACAAATTAGGGGAGGTGTCCGGAGTTGCGATTCATACCTATACTGATTTGTGCAGTGTATTGCGAAACCGAATTGAGTTCTTTAATCAAAACGGCTGTAAACTTAGTGATCATGGTTTAGACCAGATTTACTTCGAAGAATTTACAGAGAATGAAATTAATAGCATCTTCAAAAAGAAAAGAGAAAACAGAATTTTAACTCCCGAAGAAGTTTTGAAGTTTCAAAGTGCTGTATTGTTATTCTTGTCCGAAACGTATCACGAGTTTGGATGGGTACAGCAATTTCACCTTGGAGCTTTGCGAAACAATAATGCCCGCATGCACCGAATTTTAGGACCTGACACGGGTTGGGATTCTATTGGTGATTATCCGCAGGCACAAAAACTATCCGGCTTTTTAAATGCCCTGGACAGTAAAGATAAATTGACGAAGACGATTATTTATAATCTAAATCCGGCCGATAACGAAGTGATGGCAACCATGATTGGAAATTTTAATGACGGAAGTGTCAGAGGGAAAGTTCAGTTTGGATCGGGATGGTGGTTTTTAGATCAGAAAGACGGAATGACAAAACAATTAAATGCTCTTTCAAACATGGGTTTAATCAGCTGTTTTGTGGGGATGCTGACAGACTCGAGAAGCTTTTTGTCTTTCCCAAGACATGAGTATTTCAGACGTATTTTATGTAATCTTTTAGGAGATGAAATCAAACGCGGAGAACTTCCAAATGATATGGAATGGATAGGGAAATTGGTTTCGGATATTTCCTATCATAATGCAAAAGAGTATTTTAAATTTTAA
- a CDS encoding sugar kinase — protein MNKVVAFGEIMLRLSTERHLRFSQAKAFGASYGGGEFNVCVSLANYGLNAEFVTRLPENEIGASAVKEMRKMNVASGNVVYGGERLGIYFLETGAGTRGSNVVYDRAHSSMATIEKGMIDWEKVLEGANWFHWSGITPAISQSAAEACLEAVKAAHKLGITISCDLNYRSKLWQYGKTPSEVMPELLQYSNVILGDIDTAYFMLGIPKVNPNYQDEKSLPVLYSKLFDLIPGLKIAATTLRYSVSASHQRIGGVLFDGKAIYQAAVKEVTPVVDRVGSGDAFMGGLIYGLQEYQNNNQRALDFAVAACCLKHTIAGDYNLVTLKEVENMIDGGATGLVSR, from the coding sequence ATGAATAAAGTAGTTGCATTCGGGGAAATTATGTTGCGTCTTTCGACAGAGAGACACTTGCGGTTTTCGCAGGCAAAAGCATTTGGAGCGTCTTATGGAGGCGGTGAATTTAATGTTTGTGTGTCTTTGGCTAATTATGGTTTGAATGCCGAATTTGTAACAAGATTACCCGAGAATGAAATTGGTGCTTCGGCAGTAAAAGAAATGCGAAAAATGAATGTAGCGTCCGGAAATGTAGTTTACGGAGGAGAGCGTTTAGGGATCTATTTTCTGGAAACCGGTGCCGGAACACGAGGTAGTAATGTGGTTTATGATCGTGCACACAGTTCGATGGCAACTATCGAAAAAGGAATGATTGACTGGGAGAAAGTGCTTGAGGGAGCCAATTGGTTTCACTGGAGCGGGATCACACCGGCAATCTCCCAAAGTGCCGCTGAAGCCTGTTTAGAAGCAGTTAAAGCAGCTCATAAACTGGGAATTACAATTTCCTGCGATTTGAATTACCGATCAAAATTATGGCAATACGGAAAAACACCAAGTGAAGTAATGCCGGAGCTGCTGCAATACAGCAATGTTATTTTAGGAGATATTGATACCGCCTATTTTATGCTGGGAATTCCGAAAGTCAATCCGAATTATCAGGATGAGAAATCGCTTCCGGTTTTGTACAGCAAATTGTTTGATTTGATTCCGGGTTTAAAAATAGCAGCAACAACCCTTAGATATTCCGTAAGTGCGTCACATCAAAGAATAGGAGGGGTTTTATTTGACGGTAAAGCCATTTATCAGGCAGCCGTAAAAGAAGTGACTCCTGTTGTAGATCGTGTTGGAAGTGGGGATGCTTTCATGGGAGGTTTAATTTACGGATTACAGGAATATCAAAACAACAATCAAAGAGCTTTAGATTTTGCTGTGGCTGCTTGTTGTTTAAAACATACCATTGCCGGAGATTATAATCTGGTAACCTTAAAAGAAGTTGAAAATATGATAGATGGTGGT
- a CDS encoding MFS transporter — MNQTDAVIMTQSKKSTGSYRWSICGLLFFATTINYLDRQVLSLTWSDFIAPEFHWTNNDYGNITALFSIFYAVSLLFAGRFVDWMDTKRGFLWAIGIWSFGACLHAFCGIATAGIITGNWFVGFEGAKEAIHLVKDTGLVINVSVTLFIFARFVLAVGEAGNFPAAIKTTAEYFPKKDRAFSTSIFNAGATVGALAAPISIPFIAESFGWEMAFIIIGALGFVWMGFWIFMYDKPEKHPKVSASELEYIQQDDIIDSKLKGYVPETKDKVSFVDCFKYKQTWAFAFGKFMTDGVWWFFLFWTPAYLSSVYGMDSTEAALPLFVLYMITLLSIIGGWLPTYFVEKKGMNPYEGRMRAMLIFAFFPLLALIAQPLGYISYWIPVIIIGIAGAAHQSWSANIFTTVGDMFPKKAIATITGIGGLAGGIGSTFINKGSGMLFDYAKESNMSFMGFHGIEAGYFIIFSICAICYLTGWSVMKMLVPKYSPITNL; from the coding sequence ATGAACCAAACAGATGCAGTTATTATGACCCAATCCAAAAAATCTACAGGAAGTTATCGTTGGAGTATATGTGGATTGCTTTTTTTTGCAACCACTATCAACTATTTAGACAGACAGGTACTTTCTTTAACGTGGAGCGATTTTATCGCACCTGAGTTTCATTGGACTAATAATGACTACGGAAATATAACCGCCTTGTTTTCTATTTTTTACGCAGTTTCATTACTGTTTGCCGGTAGATTTGTAGATTGGATGGATACTAAACGAGGATTTCTGTGGGCCATTGGTATCTGGTCTTTTGGGGCTTGTCTTCACGCTTTTTGTGGCATTGCCACAGCCGGAATCATTACTGGGAACTGGTTTGTAGGTTTCGAGGGCGCCAAGGAGGCAATTCACCTTGTGAAAGACACCGGATTGGTCATTAATGTAAGTGTAACGCTGTTCATCTTTGCCCGTTTTGTTTTAGCAGTGGGTGAAGCAGGAAATTTTCCGGCCGCGATTAAAACGACGGCTGAATATTTTCCTAAAAAAGACAGAGCATTTTCTACCAGTATTTTCAATGCCGGCGCTACTGTTGGTGCTTTGGCAGCTCCTATATCTATTCCGTTTATCGCAGAATCTTTCGGATGGGAAATGGCCTTTATCATCATTGGTGCTTTAGGTTTTGTCTGGATGGGATTTTGGATTTTCATGTATGATAAGCCTGAAAAACACCCAAAAGTAAGTGCATCAGAATTAGAGTATATACAACAAGATGATATTATAGACAGCAAACTAAAAGGCTATGTGCCGGAAACCAAAGACAAAGTTTCTTTTGTCGATTGTTTTAAATACAAACAAACCTGGGCATTTGCTTTTGGGAAGTTTATGACCGATGGGGTATGGTGGTTTTTCTTATTCTGGACTCCGGCTTACCTAAGTTCGGTTTACGGTATGGATTCTACTGAGGCGGCTCTTCCTTTATTCGTTTTATATATGATAACCCTGCTGTCAATTATAGGAGGCTGGCTGCCAACCTATTTTGTTGAGAAGAAAGGAATGAACCCCTATGAAGGCAGAATGAGAGCAATGCTAATTTTTGCATTCTTTCCCTTGTTGGCCTTGATTGCACAGCCTTTAGGATACATCAGTTATTGGATTCCCGTTATTATTATTGGTATCGCAGGTGCAGCTCATCAATCATGGTCGGCTAATATTTTTACGACTGTAGGGGATATGTTTCCTAAAAAAGCAATTGCAACGATCACTGGTATTGGAGGTTTGGCCGGAGGCATTGGTTCTACTTTTATCAATAAAGGTTCTGGGATGCTGTTTGATTATGCTAAAGAAAGCAATATGTCATTTATGGGTTTTCACGGAATTGAAGCCGGATATTTTATCATTTTCTCTATTTGCGCTATTTGTTACCTGACAGGCTGGTCTGTAATGAAAATGTTAGTACCTAAATACAGTCCGATTACCAATCTTTAA
- the kduI gene encoding 5-dehydro-4-deoxy-D-glucuronate isomerase, giving the protein MTKYSSRYASSPEAVKKYDTQELRNEFLIDDLMQEDEIVLTYSHYDRYIAGSAVPLKDLTLESIDPLKAGYFLERREMGIINVGGKGTVIVEGVSFELAFKDALYIGSGNQEVIFKSDDPKNPAKYYINSAPAHSTYPTVKVSLAEANKLELGTMETANHRTVNQMIIGGVVTTCQLQMGMTELRPGSVWNTMPAHVHDRRMEVYFYLDIPENQAVCHFMGQPQETRHIWMNNHQAVISPPWSIHSGSGTSNYTFIWGMAGENLDYGDMDVCKITDLR; this is encoded by the coding sequence ATGACAAAATATAGTTCAAGATACGCGTCAAGCCCGGAAGCTGTAAAAAAATATGACACTCAGGAATTGAGAAACGAATTCTTAATTGACGATTTAATGCAGGAAGATGAGATTGTGTTAACCTATTCTCATTATGACAGATATATAGCAGGATCGGCAGTTCCGTTGAAAGATCTTACTTTGGAAAGTATTGATCCGTTGAAAGCAGGTTACTTTCTGGAAAGAAGAGAAATGGGAATTATCAACGTAGGTGGCAAAGGGACTGTGATTGTTGAAGGAGTTTCTTTCGAATTAGCGTTTAAAGATGCTTTGTACATCGGAAGCGGTAATCAGGAAGTGATCTTTAAAAGTGATGATCCTAAAAATCCTGCAAAATATTATATCAATTCTGCTCCGGCACACAGCACATATCCAACCGTAAAGGTGAGTTTGGCAGAAGCAAACAAGCTGGAATTGGGAACTATGGAGACAGCTAATCACCGTACCGTAAATCAAATGATTATAGGAGGTGTTGTAACCACTTGTCAATTACAGATGGGAATGACGGAATTAAGACCCGGAAGTGTCTGGAACACCATGCCGGCACACGTACACGATCGCAGAATGGAAGTTTATTTTTATTTGGATATTCCCGAAAATCAGGCCGTTTGTCATTTTATGGGACAGCCTCAGGAAACGAGACACATTTGGATGAACAATCATCAGGCGGTTATTTCACCACCATGGTCGATTCATTCAGGATCCGGAACCAGTAATTATACTTTTATCTGGGGAATGGCGGGTGAGAATTTGGATTACGGAGATATGGATGTGTGTAAAATCACTGATTTAAGATAA
- a CDS encoding gluconate 5-dehydrogenase yields MANSLFDINGKVALITGSTHGLGMAMAKGLGEAGATIVVNGNSSQQKIDDAVAELQKEGIHAVGYKFNVTDEMEVIAAVKKIENEVGPIDILINNAGIIKRIPLIEMEVADFKEVIDIDLVSPFIVSKHVVRGMIERRQGKIINICSMMSELGRSTVGAYAAAKGGLKMLTKNMATEWAKHNVQINGIGPGYFATEQTKPIRVDGHPFNDFIISRTPAAKWGEASDLAGAAIFLSSKASDFVNGHILYVDGGILATIGKPSNE; encoded by the coding sequence ATGGCAAACTCATTATTTGATATAAACGGAAAAGTTGCTCTGATTACAGGAAGTACACACGGACTGGGAATGGCAATGGCAAAAGGATTAGGAGAGGCGGGTGCGACAATTGTGGTAAACGGAAATTCTTCTCAGCAAAAAATTGATGATGCCGTAGCGGAACTTCAAAAAGAAGGGATTCATGCAGTGGGGTATAAGTTTAATGTAACGGACGAGATGGAAGTTATTGCTGCAGTTAAGAAAATTGAAAATGAAGTGGGCCCAATTGATATCCTGATTAACAATGCAGGGATTATTAAAAGAATTCCGCTGATTGAAATGGAGGTAGCCGATTTTAAAGAGGTTATTGATATTGATTTGGTGAGTCCGTTTATTGTATCAAAGCATGTGGTGAGAGGGATGATTGAAAGAAGGCAGGGAAAAATAATCAATATTTGTTCGATGATGAGCGAGTTGGGCCGTAGTACAGTAGGAGCTTATGCTGCTGCGAAAGGCGGTTTGAAAATGCTGACCAAAAATATGGCTACCGAATGGGCCAAACATAATGTTCAGATTAACGGAATTGGTCCGGGGTATTTTGCTACCGAACAGACCAAACCTATTAGAGTGGACGGGCATCCTTTTAATGATTTTATCATCAGTAGAACACCGGCTGCAAAATGGGGAGAAGCAAGTGATCTGGCCGGAGCGGCTATATTTTTATCTTCAAAAGCCAGCGATTTTGTGAACGGTCACATTTTGTATGTCGATGGTGGAATCTTAGCAACAATCGGAAAGCCATCAAACGAATAA